Proteins encoded in a region of the Bubalus bubalis isolate 160015118507 breed Murrah chromosome 9, NDDB_SH_1, whole genome shotgun sequence genome:
- the LOC102392425 gene encoding myocyte-specific enhancer factor 2B has protein sequence MGRKKIQISRILDQRNRQVTFTKRKFGLMKKAYELSVLCDCEIALIIFNSSNRLFQYASTDMDRVLLKYTEYSEPHESRTNTDILETLKRRGVGLDGPELEPDEGLEGPGEKLRRLAGDGGDPALPRPRLYPAAPTMPSPDMVYGALPPPACEPTGLGEALPAQSRPSPFRPAAPKAGPPGLAHPLFSPSHLASKTPPPLYLAADGRRPDLPGGLAGTRGGLSSSRGLYGGLQSPCSTAAPGPPLGSFPFLPAGPPEYGLGDPPPPPGLLQPPTLAPWQPSRADGPPATPTQPSGGRSLGEDGPPARGASSPTPPVSIKSERLSPAPGGPGDFPKTFPYPLLLARPLAEPLRPGPPLRRLPTADGWPR, from the exons atggggaggaaaaaaattcaGATCTCACGCATTCTGGACCAAAGGAATCGGCAG GTAACATTCACCAAGCGAAAGTTTGGGCTGATGAAGAAGGCCTACGAGCTGAGCGTGCTCTGCGACTGCGAGATTGCCCTCATCATCTTCAACAGCTCCAACCGCCTCTTCCAGTACGCCAGCACAGACATGGACCGGGTGCTTCTGAAGTACACGGAGTACAGCGAGCCCCACGAGAGCCGCACCAACACTGACATCCTCGAG ACACTGAAGCGGAGAGGTGTGGGCCTTGATGGACCCGAGCTGGAGCCAGACGAGGGGCTTGAGGGGCCAGGAGAGAAGCTGCGGAGGCTGGCAGGTGATGGGGGTGACCCAGCCTTGCCCCGGCCCCGGCTCTAT CCCGCAGCCCCCACTATGCCCAGCCCGGACATGGTATATGGGGCGCTGCCCCCACCGGCCTGTGAACCCACTGGACTTGGGGAGGCCCTGCCTGCCCAGAGCCGCCCATCCCCCTTCCGGCCAGCAGCCCCCAAAGCTGGGCCCCCAG GCCTGGCGCACCCTCTCTTCTCGCCGAGCCATCTCGCCAGCAAGACACCACCGCCCCTGTACCTGGCAGCGGACGGGCGGAGGCCAGACCTGCCTGGCGGCCTGGCCGGAACCCGAGGGGGACTGAGCAGCTCA AGAGGACTCTACGGTGGCCTGCAGAGTCCCTGCTCCACCGCTGCCCCCGGACCCCCGCTCGGGAgcttccccttcctccctgccgGCCCCCCAG AGTATGGCCTGGGGgatcctcctccacccccaggctTGCTGCAGCCCCCCACCCTAGCCCCCTGGCAGCCCTCCCGGGCTGATGGGCCCCCGGCCACCCCCACGCAGCCTAG tGGGGGCCGCAGCTTGGGCGAGGATGGCCCCCCGGCCCGCGGCGCCTCCTCACCCACCCCTCCAGTCAGCATCAAGTCCGAGCGCCTCTCCCCGGCCCCCGGAGGCCCCGGCGACTTTCCAAAGACCTTCCCCTACCCTTTGCTCCTGGCCCGGCCCCTAGCAGAGCCCCTGCGACCTGGACCCCCTCTGCGGCGGCTGCCCACTGCCGATGGCTGGCCCCGGTAG